Proteins co-encoded in one Erinaceus europaeus chromosome X, mEriEur2.1, whole genome shotgun sequence genomic window:
- the TMSB4X gene encoding thymosin beta-4, whose protein sequence is MSDKPDMAEIEKFDKSKLKKTETQEKNPLPSKETIEQEKQAGES, encoded by the exons ATGTCCGACAAACCCGATATGGCTGAGATTGAGAAATTCGATAAGTCGAAATTGAAGAAGACAGAAACGCAAGAGAAAAACCCCCTGCCTTCAAAAGAAA CGATTGAACAGGAGAAGCAAGCTGGTGAATCGTAA